The Flavobacterium psychrotrophum region TGTACTAAAGTCTAAAGAAACATATGATCTTATTATAATTGATATCTTTAAAGATACCATAATGCCGGGATTTTTATTTGAAGATTTCTTTATAAACAAAGTCAACCAAATACTTAATGTAAATGGATTTATATTATTCAATACCATGACATTAACTAAAAAAGATTTTGAAAGAAACCAGGAATATAAAACACACTTTAACAGCAACTATTCTATAAGGCTCTACCCAAAAGTAGAAGAGCATAATGAATTGTTTACCATTAAAAAACTGCGATAAATGGATTTCAGGCTGCATAAAAAAGCTATAGATGAACTTGGTTTCTCTATAATTGATGACATTTACAGTGATGTTGAACGCAACGCTATCATCAATATAATTGAAGGCGCAGACACATCTGGCGATACCTTTAGAAAATCGGCCAACCTGTTTGCCATACGTCAGTTTTTAAAAGAAATTCCACGAGCGGCATCGTTGATTTTTAATAAAAAATTAAACGAAGTTATCAGGACTATTTTTGGCGCTGATTATTTTGTGATCAAATCGATTTATTTTGACAAACCGGGCGACTCTAACTGGTTTGTTTCCTATCATCAGGACCTTACCATATCTGTAAAAGACAAAATCGAAACTCCCGGCTATGGCCCGTGGACGATAAAACAAAACCAATTTGCGGTGCAGCCACCTTTACCTGTTTTAGAAAATATCTACACCATTCGCATCCATCTTGATGACACAAACGAAGATAACGGTGCGCTTAAAATAGTGCCCAAATCGCATGCGAAAGGTATTTACCGACCTGAAACTATCGACTGGAATGCTGAAACCGAAGTAAATTGTAGTGTTAAAGCAGGCGGTATTATGTTAATGAAGCCACTTTTACTGCATAGCTCTACACGTTCGGTTAACAATAATCGCAGGCGCGTTATTCATATCGAGCTTAGCAATACAGTACTTGCTGATGGACTACAATGGGCAGAATTAATTGATTAAAATATTACAAAAAAATCAACCTCTTGGCATTTTCCATATATAAGATTATAATCTAAATACATGTTTTAATTTTATGTTTTTCAGATATTTAAAACATAAAACTTAAATATTTAATTTAATACATTTATTATTTTAAATGTTGTACCTCACCCCTTGCACTCTAATCAGTTAATGTTATTGCTAAATATATCTATATATCGTAATACGATACCGTTTTAGTTTATTTTACATTATGATATGAAAAATTAAATAGATTATTTTTTAAGGTATGCGTAAAATTTTTTGAAATAAATTATAAATGTAAAATAAACATTTATATATTTGATAAGTGTAAAGAATACATTTATTAAACAACCAAATTTTATTTTATGAAAACAATTTTACGTTCTAAATTGCCTTTGTATGCAGCCCTGTTTGCGGTTCTTGGTACAGGAAAACTAACAGCTCAGGTTTACACCTGGAACGGATCGGCTAATAACCAGTTTTACAATACCTCAAACTGGGTTAGCTCACAAGGTGCAGTAGCATTTGATGACAGCTCATTCAAAACCGTAGTTACTAACAATACAGGCACTGCTCCTACTATTAACCAGTTTGTAGCCTGGCAACCGGGTATTTTTAACAGCATGAGTGGTAACCTTACTGTGAGTGCTGAATTTAATGTGTTTTTTAACGACTGGTTAAACGGTACTGTAGATGTAAACACAGGTGGTATTTTTACGTGCCGAAACATTATCCGTGTGGGACGTGAGGGTGCAGGAACTGTAAACATCAATGGTGGTACATTTCGCTGCCAGAACGATGGTACATGGCAAGGAATCTTTATTGGTGCGCTTGCAAATGGTAATGGTACCGTAAACGTAAATGATGGCGGCCTTATAAGTGGTGGCTATCAGGTAGAAGTTGGTACACGTAACAACTATCCTACCGGTGTGCTTAACGTAAATGCAGGTGGTACATCTGAAGCTTACTGGACAACTGTTGTAGGGCCTAACGGTACTATAAACGTAAACGGCGGTACGGTAAACACAGGGCAGGCATTTATTGTAGGCGACCTTTATGTAGATCCGGATGGTACTCCGGGTACTGTAGGTGCTGTTGTAGGCAGCGTAAACATTAACTCTGGCACTATAATAGTAAACCAGTTTGACTTAGAAGCACCGGTAGTAGACCTTAAGGCAGGTTCTAAAGTAGTTGTTGACAATGGTAGCCTGGTTGTTAAACGCACAGGTGTAAACTTTAGCGATACTCTTAACGCATTAATAACTGATGGAAAGCTGGTAGCGGCAACGGGTAAAGTGCTTCGTGTAACATATGATGGTACAGGCAACACTGCGGTTATAGCCGAAACTGCGGCCGCCGTAGCAACGCTAAGCAAAAATACGGTAAGCCTATACCCTAACCCGGCTTCAGACGCTATAACTATAGGTTTTGAAAATGTTGCCCGTAATGCTTCGGTTAAAATTGTAAATCTTACCGGTGAGATCGTGGCGCAACAAAAACTTAATGGCACACTTAGCAATACGGTTGACGTAAGCATGCTGGCAACAGGTATGTACCTTGCTACCATAAGCAGCGATAACGGAAGCTACACGACTAAGTTTATCAAAAAATAATTGAGTTAGTTAGTTAATAAAAATGCTCCGGTTAGTAATTGTACTGACCGGAGCATTTTGTTTTCAGGCAATGGTGACGAATTTTTAAACTTCAATAAAAAAGCC contains the following coding sequences:
- a CDS encoding phytanoyl-CoA dioxygenase family protein, whose amino-acid sequence is MDFRLHKKAIDELGFSIIDDIYSDVERNAIINIIEGADTSGDTFRKSANLFAIRQFLKEIPRAASLIFNKKLNEVIRTIFGADYFVIKSIYFDKPGDSNWFVSYHQDLTISVKDKIETPGYGPWTIKQNQFAVQPPLPVLENIYTIRIHLDDTNEDNGALKIVPKSHAKGIYRPETIDWNAETEVNCSVKAGGIMLMKPLLLHSSTRSVNNNRRRVIHIELSNTVLADGLQWAELID
- a CDS encoding T9SS type A sorting domain-containing protein — its product is MKTILRSKLPLYAALFAVLGTGKLTAQVYTWNGSANNQFYNTSNWVSSQGAVAFDDSSFKTVVTNNTGTAPTINQFVAWQPGIFNSMSGNLTVSAEFNVFFNDWLNGTVDVNTGGIFTCRNIIRVGREGAGTVNINGGTFRCQNDGTWQGIFIGALANGNGTVNVNDGGLISGGYQVEVGTRNNYPTGVLNVNAGGTSEAYWTTVVGPNGTINVNGGTVNTGQAFIVGDLYVDPDGTPGTVGAVVGSVNINSGTIIVNQFDLEAPVVDLKAGSKVVVDNGSLVVKRTGVNFSDTLNALITDGKLVAATGKVLRVTYDGTGNTAVIAETAAAVATLSKNTVSLYPNPASDAITIGFENVARNASVKIVNLTGEIVAQQKLNGTLSNTVDVSMLATGMYLATISSDNGSYTTKFIKK